The following are from one region of the Thermodesulfobacteriota bacterium genome:
- a CDS encoding glycosyltransferase family 2 protein: MDVSIVIVSWNTKELLLDCIASVYRTAEKARFEIIVSDNGSRDGSLEAVAEKYPEVRRIENSANLGFARANNIAIERMQGRYALLLNTDTVLKPGAPDRLFDFMESRPDAGMCGPQLLNTDGSRQTSFGTFPTIATEFLGRTVARFLFATPGARPGGSAAPVPDGPAEADFIIGACMMVRRSAMEAVGAFDPDYFFFYEEIDWCWRMRQAGWRIWFVPEAEVVHFGGQSAKNLNLRARAESWRSR, translated from the coding sequence GTGGACGTATCGATCGTCATCGTGAGCTGGAACACGAAGGAGCTGCTGCTCGACTGCATCGCGTCGGTGTATCGCACGGCGGAGAAGGCGCGCTTCGAGATCATCGTATCCGACAACGGGAGCCGGGACGGCAGCCTCGAGGCGGTGGCGGAGAAATATCCCGAGGTCCGGCGGATCGAAAACAGCGCCAACCTGGGGTTCGCAAGGGCGAACAACATCGCGATCGAACGGATGCAAGGAAGGTACGCCCTCCTGCTGAACACCGACACCGTCCTCAAGCCCGGCGCGCCGGATCGGCTGTTCGATTTCATGGAATCCCGTCCGGACGCGGGGATGTGCGGTCCGCAGCTTCTGAACACCGACGGCTCCCGGCAGACCTCCTTCGGGACGTTCCCCACGATCGCCACGGAATTTTTGGGCCGCACCGTCGCGCGCTTCCTGTTCGCCACGCCCGGCGCCCGGCCCGGCGGAAGCGCCGCTCCCGTCCCGGACGGCCCCGCCGAAGCGGACTTCATCATCGGCGCCTGCATGATGGTGCGCCGTAGCGCCATGGAGGCGGTCGGCGCATTCGATCCGGATTATTTCTTCTTCTACGAGGAGATCGACTGGTGCTGGCGGATGCGTCAGGCCGGGTGGCGGATCTGGTTCGTGCCGGAGGCGGAGGTCGTACATTTCGGGGGGCAGAGCGCGAAGAACCTGAACCTGAGGGCGCGCGCCGAGTCGTGGCGCTCGCGCT